From Brassica oleracea var. oleracea cultivar TO1000 chromosome C3, BOL, whole genome shotgun sequence, a single genomic window includes:
- the LOC106333846 gene encoding autophagy-related protein 18e — protein MSSMIFSTVRGIGSFLKSKTCDTPIDEAAKGDTKVLSVSWNQDWSGFIVGTERGFNVYSCNPIKESISRETHKSGFKIVEMLFLSNLFALVGNGYSNSEYPPNKVFIWNDHTNSCFCELGFKTQVVAVKLRRKHIAVVLERSVYVYNFTNLKVQSIIETAVNPRGLCCVSQAEAKAVLACPGLHPGQVQVRDLKRNIVKVIKAHDSDVACMSLTLDGSLLATASTKGTLIRIFNSLDGTLLQEFRRGMERTEIYSVAISSNMKWVAASSEKGTLHVFHLRPDILSSPKDIDHASSLSLMRGILPMYSYGNERSFAQFSLPVSTKFIVGFGPENTVLLVGIDGSFRRCRFDGEGGQMVELEHKHFFSLTQTEDAVIVM, from the exons ATGAGTTCGATGATATTCTCCACAGTCCGTGGAATAGGATCGTTCTTAAAATCTAAAACTTGCGATACACCAATAGATGAAGCCGCCAAGGGTGACACAAAGGTATTATCAGTGTCCTGGAACCAGGACTGGAGCGGTTTCATTGTCGGAACAGAACGTGGCTTCAATGTATATAGCTGCAACCCGATCAAAGAAAGCATCAGCCGCGAAACACACAAATCCGGCTTCAAAATCGTGGAGATGCTCTTCCTCTCAAACCTCTTCGCTCTTGTCGGCAACGGTTACAGCAACTCAGAGTATCCTCCCAATAAAGTCTTCATCTGGAATGATCACACAAACAGCTGTTTCTGCGAGCTCGGTTTTAAAACACAAGTTGTGGCGGTGAAACTGAGGAGAAAACACATTGCTGTTGTCCTAGAAAGAAGTGTCTACGTCTACAACTTCACCAACCTCAAGGTTCAGTCTATTATCGAAACCGCTGTGAATCCAAGAGGGCTCTGTTGTGTCTCTCAAGCTGAGGCGAAAGCAGTCCTGGCTTGCCCCGGATTACACCCGGGGCAAGTTCAGGTCCGTGACTTGAAAAGGAATATAGTTAAAGTCATCAAAGCACATGATTCTGATGTTGCTTGCATGAGTTTGACTCTTGATGGAAGTTTGCTAGCTACTGCTAGCACCAAAGGAACACTGATCAGGATCTTTAACTCCCTTGATGGTACTCTCTTACAAGAG TTTCGGAGAGGGATGGAGAGAACAGAGATCTATAGCGTTGCAATCTCTTCTAATATGAAATGGGTGGCTGCGTCAAGTGAGAAAGGAACTCTCCATGTGTTTCATCTGAGACCTGACATTCTTAGTTCACCAAAAGACATCGATCACGCTTCATCATTGTCGTTAATGAGAG GGATATTGCCAATGTATTCTTATGGCAATGAACGGTCGTTTGCTCAGTTCTCGTTGCCGGTTTCAACCAAGTTCATTGTAGGTTTTGGACCAGAGAACACAGTTCTACTTGTAGGCATCGATGGAAG TTTCCGAAGATGCAGGTTTGATGGAGAAGGAGGGCAGATGGTGGAGTTGGAACACAAACACTTCTTCTCCTTAACACAAACAGAAG